A stretch of the Xylocopa sonorina isolate GNS202 chromosome 12, iyXylSono1_principal, whole genome shotgun sequence genome encodes the following:
- the LOC143429590 gene encoding coiled-coil domain-containing protein 174: protein MNNSKKINVNISSLVGLKAELLKKQHEVNEAKLKSEATHNVPKLQKKKPKKLKSENKSENSKRSEEYIEDINTHKKSKLMLEAKARLYEQLIKSKTTNENFLVDFTNKSDESENESLLKDEDIDASLENEDDWVEYEDCFGRTRKCLREDLPLMQKKDQLIKQQIINKKGIDPKTKDNVDQYYIEEEKEPEIEIMRRKWEEQTKKLADKANIHYQDVLFDEARAHGVGYYAFSQDEEERIKQQENLFNLRKETERKQSEIKELKELREKMEHNRLKAARIRQRVRAGLPIDTLDEEFKVENNDKCSENTVANAEESSIVVKEDENKKEESTGKDEELEKENKIKALGELLGKRTHWYEMSQEEWVDKCRKIRVDEFGPVYENFKSAGFLNSEDTDTALYTQNNERLDLDNKVNIPNNTENINETNIDSYDIPLPPTLIISNTNVEHNFVEEIDHQSACNQTIHSVQQENNTMQTEMKPNRNIDEASIAAGLRYLREKFEKSQNS from the coding sequence ATGAATAATTCAAAAAAGATTAATGTGAACATTTCGTCGCTTGTGGGCTTGAAAGCAGAGCTTCTGAAAAAACAGCATGAAGTAAATGAGGCAAAACTGAAATCAGAAGCAACTCACAATGTACCAAAGCTTCAAAAGAAAAAACCTAAAAAACTTAAATCGGAAAATAAAAGTGAAAATTCCAAAAGATCCGAAGAATATATTGAGGATATAAATACCCATAAAAAATCGAAATTAATGCTAGAAGCAAAGGCAAGATTATATGAACAGTTAATAAAATCCAAAACCACCAATGAGAATTTCCTTGTTGACTTTACAAATAAATCAGATGAATCTGAGAATGAATCACTGCTAAAAGATGAAGACATTGATGCATCGCTAGAAAATGAGGATGATTGGGTGGAATATGAAGATTGTTTTGGTCGTACAAGAAAATGTTTACGGGAAGATTTACCTTTAATGCAAAAGAAAGATCAATTAATAAAACAgcaaattataaataaaaaaggCATTGATCCAAAAACCAAAGACAATGTAGATCAATACTAcattgaagaagaaaaagaacctGAAATAGAAATCATGAGGAGAAAATGGGAGGAACAAACAAAAAAATTGGCAGACAAAGCAAACATACATTATCAAGATGTTTTATTCGATGAAGCTAGGGCCCACGGTGTTGGTTACTATGCATTTTCGCAAGATGAAGAGGAAAGAATAAAACAACAGGAGAACTTATTCAATTTAAGGAAAGAAACAGAAAGAAAACAAAGCGAAATAAAAGAACTGAAGGAGTTAAGAGAAAAAATGGAACATAATAGACTAAAAGCAGCTAGAATTAGGCAACGTGTTAGGGCAGGATTACCAATAGACACACTAGACGAAGAATTTAAGGTAGAAAATAATGACAAATGTAGTGAAAATACAGTAGCAAATGCAGAGGAGAGTTCAATTGTAGTTAAAGAGGATGAGAATAAGAAGGAAGAAAGTACAGGAAAAGATGAGGAATTAGAGAaagagaataaaataaaagctCTGGGAGAACTTCTTGGAAAGAGAACTCATTGGTATGAAATGTCCCAGGAAGAATGGGTTGATAAATGTAGGAAAATTAGAGTTGATGAATTTGGACCAGTGTATGAAAATTTCAAAAGCGCTGGTTTTTTGAACTCTGAGGATACTGATACAGCTTTGTATACTCAAAACAATGAAAGACTTGATTTAGATAATAAAGTGAATATTCCGAATAATACAGAAAATATTAATGAAACAAATATAGATTCTTATGATATACCACTTCCTCCTACTCTCATAATAAGTAATACCAATGTTGAACATAATTTTGTTGAAGAGATCGACCATCAAAGTGCTTGTAATCAAACAATTCATTCCGTACAACAAGAAAACAATACAATGCAAACTGAGATGAAACCAAACAGAAATATAGATGAAGCAAGTATAGCAGCTGGTTTAAGATATTTGAGGGAAAAATTTGAAAAAAGTCAAAACTCTTGA
- the Camki gene encoding calcium/calmodulin-dependent protein kinase I isoform X1, with amino-acid sequence MPLFGKKDSNKKIKKDGKDDKSPSVEDKYILKKLLGTGAFSEVRQAESKERPGEMFAVKIIDKKALKGKEDSLENEIRVLRRLQHPNIVQLLETFEDKHKVYLVMELVTGGELFDRIVEKGSYTEKDASGLIRQVLEAVDYMHDQGVVHRDLKPENLLYYSSDEDSKIMISDFGLSKTEDSGIMATACGTPGYVAPEVLAQTPYGKAVDVWSIGVISYILLCGYPPFYDENDANLFAQILKGEFEFDSPYWDDISESAKDFIHKLMCVNVEERYTCKQALAHPWISGNAASNINIHGTVSEQLRMNFAKSRWKQAFNAAAVIRQMQRLALNSGQQQQGLGTTGPSSGNPMPYPDQSQSNPNSHQPNRPAEPPTNLN; translated from the exons ATGCCGCTCTTCGGTAAAAAGGATTCGAACAAGAAGATAAAAAAAGATGGGAAAGACGATAAATCGCCGTCTGTTGAGGACAAATACATCCTAAAAAAGTTGCTTGGAAC GGGTGCTTTTTCAGAGGTGCGCCAGGCAGAAAGCAAAGAAAGACCAGGAGAAATGTTTGCTGTGAAAATTATTGATAAAAAAGCACTGAAAGGGAAGGAAGACTCTTTAGAAAATGAAATCAGAGTGTTGAGAAG GTTACAACACCCAAACATTGTTCAGTTACTGGAAACATTTGAGGATAAACATAAGGTTTACTTAGTTATGGAATT GGTTACTGGAGGAGAATTATTTGATAGAATTGTAGAAAAAGGTTCCTATACAGAAAAAGATGCATCAGGTTTAATAAGACAAGTTTTAGAAGCTGTGGACTATATGCATGATCAAGGTGTTGTACACAGAGACCTTAAACCTGAAAACCTTTTATATTATAGTTCAGATGAAGATAGTAAGATCATGATTAGTGACTTTGGCCTATCAAAAACAGAAGATTCTGGTATCATGGCAACTGCTTGCGGTACTCCAGGATATGTTG CTCCAGAGGTCTTAGCACAAACACCATATGGGAAAGCTGTGGATGTGTGGAGTATAGGAGTTATTtcttacatcttattatgcggCTATCCGCCATTTTACGATGAGAACGACGCGAACCTGTTTGCACAGATCTTAAAAG GTGAATTTGAATTTGATTCGCCGTACTGGGACGATATCAGTGAATCTGCGAAGGATTTCATTCACAAGCTGATGTGTGTCAATGTCGAAGAACGCTATACGTGCAAGCAGGCCCTTGCACATCCTTG GATATCCGGCAACGCAGCTAGCAATATAAATATCCATGGTACTGTATCGGAACAACTTAGAATGAATTTCGCCAAATCAAGGTGGAAG CAAGCCTTCAACGCAGCTGCGGTTATACGTCAAATGCAGCGGCTGGCTCTCAACAGCGGCCAGCAACAACAGGGACTAGGAACAACAGGCCCCTCCAGCGGCAACCCCATGCCATACCCCGATCAATCGCAATCCAACCCCAACAGTCATCAACCCAACAGACCAGCGGAGCCTCCGACCAACCTCAATTGA
- the Nse1 gene encoding SMC5-SMC6 complex component Non-SMC element 1 isoform X2 codes for MNSYNNQHKMLLQAIMHEGILKEDKVQELIVRLFNHDNLQTIINQINEQLQPLSMLIKKAQCEITGQIYWILVSTTLDEVTRFNTEFSKDQLTFLRMIFSEIIVDDDGCFPSTLCLNLCLTPYVNLSTAEANKFLDDVVNRKWLTYKDGHYYMGARTIAELIPYFRTTYEHDLRTCYLCKQVIFYGKKCETCQVRLHLYCLKRFIAVYNPPKCPNCNTVIIDIDLSEVNMTNVQLSNVRQSGGKKQDKSK; via the exons ATGAATAGCTATAACAATCAGCAcaaaatgcttcttcaagcaaTTATGCACGAAGGAATTTTAAAGGAAGACAAAGTGCAAGAATTAATAGTTAGATTGTTTA ATCATGATAATTTGCAAACAATAATAAATCAAATAAATGAGCAATTACAACCATTAAGCATGTTAATAAAAAAAGCACAGTGTGAAATTACAGGTCAAATATATTGGATCTTAGTAAGTACCACACTTGATGAAGTAACAAG GTTTAATACAGAATTCTCAAAAGATCAATTAACATTCCTGAGAATGATATTTTCTGAAATTATAGTAGATGATGACGGATGCTTTCCGAGTACACTCTGTTTAAATTTATGCCTTACACCATATGTAAATTTATCAACAGCAGAAGCTAACAAATTTCTTGATGATGTGGTTAATAGAAAATGGTTAACTTACAAG GATGGCCATTACTATATGGGTGCGAGAACTATAGCAGAATTAATACCATACTTTAGAACCACTTATGAACACGATTTAAGAACTTGTTACCTTTGCAAGCAAGTCATTTTTTAT GGGAAGAAGTGTGAAACCTGTCAAGTACGCCttcatttatattgtttaaagAGATTCATTGCAGTTTACAATCCTCCAAAGTGTCCTAATTGCAATACAGTTATTATAGATATTGATCTATCTG AAGTAAATATGACAAATGTACAATTATCTAATGTAAGACAATCAGGAGGTAAAAAGCAAGACAAATCcaaataa
- the Sh3px1 gene encoding sorting nexin 33-like protein SH3PX1 — MDGHQVRALYDFTGEPETSELSITAGEVLTVTRDNAGAGWCEGYNQSGKSGLFPATYVQIIETTASGPNAMTSSQQSSGDYWDDDWDDDSEGGQTQAYVPQQQQQQHMIHLSQQPSVDYGDTVSMQTIHSVIPERPIPNIPKKNNKFSTLIKSGDDSFLLGMKVVNVPENEKIYIEEIEGGRCRWIPGRESYNCVVTSPKKGSKLRGLKSFIVYQLTPTFNNIQVSRRYKHFDWLHERLEEKYCFIPIPPLPDKQISGRYEEQFIEHRRTQLQEFVDYVCRHPVLACSRVWDHFITCTDEKRWKAGKRQAEKDELLGENYFNAIQCPESSLDVIRVEIQTDTFSRFISGLDPVVKNFMAMAVDQTKKFQVFYKREFQKISQSFTALSHALEGDDSSRGRLTRALKVTGNAYNDIGKLYEEQPKFDWEPLSDKFHIYRGIISSFPDVISIHKTAVQKRKDYERLVSEHKMEPQQLRDLSHRTDVIARALLAEETHFQTEQEIHLTQAMKTHLTEQITFYQKIVDKLREALNAYEG, encoded by the exons ATGGACGGCCACCAG GTAAGAGCGTTGTACGACTTTACGGGAGAGCCAGAAACATCGGAGTTATCTATCACAGCGGGAGAAGTTTTGACTGTCACGAGAGATAATGCGGGCGCTGGATGGTGTGAAGGATATAATCAGAGTGGAAAGTCTGGGTTGTTTCCAGCTACATATGTTCAAATTATTGAGACTACTGCGTCTGGCCCAA ATGCTATGACATCATCCCAACAAAGTTCTGGTGACTACTGGGATGACGATTGGGATGATGACTCCGAGGGAGGTCAAACACAAGCATATGTTcctcagcaacagcaacagcagcataTGATACACTTGTCTCAGCAGCCTAGCGTCGATTATGGGGATACAGTTTCTATGCAAACTATCCATTCTGTGATACCTGAAAGGCCTATACCCAACATACCAAAGAAAAACAATAAATTTTCTACGTTAATAAAGTCTGGAGACGATAGTTTTTTATTAGGAATGAAAGTAGTAAATGTTCCTGAGAATGAGAAAATATATATAGAGGAAATTGAAGGTGGTCGATGTAGGTGGATTCCAGGAAGAGAATCCTACAATTGTGTAGTCACTTCTCCTAAAAAAGGATCTAAGCTGAGGGGCCTGAAAAGTTTTATAGTGTATCAGCTTACACCAACG TTTAACAACATTCAAGTTTCGAGAAGATATAAACACTTTGATTGGCTGCATGAACGTTTAGAAGAAAAGTATTGCTTTATTCCGATTCCACCGTTGCCGGATAAACAAATATCGGGACGATACGAGGAGCAATTTATCGAGCATAGGCGTACACAACTGCAAGAGTTTGTTGATTATGTTTGTAGACATCCCGTGCTAGCATGTAGTCGCGTCTGGGATCATTTTATAACGTGCACGGACGAGAAAAGATGGAAGGCTGGTAAGAGGCAGGCTGAAAAAGATGAATTGTTGGGTGAAAATTATTTTAATGCTATCCAATGTCCCGAATCAAGTTTGGACGTCATAAGGGTAGAGATTCAAACAGATACTTTCAGTAGATTTATAAGTGGATTAGATCCAGTAGTTAAAAATTTTATGGCTATGGCTGTTGACCAAACAAAGAAGTTCCAGGTTTTCTATAAGAGAGAATTTCAGAAAATTAGTCAGAGTTTTACAGCATTAAGCCATGCATTAGAGGGTGATGATAGTAGTCGGGGAAGATTGACTCGTGCATTGAAAGTGACTGGAAATGCTTATAATGATATAGGCAAGTTATACGAAGAACAACCTAAGTTTGATTGGGAGCCTCTTTCTGATAAATTTCATATTTATAGAGGTATTATCAGTAGCTTTCCAGATGTAATCAGTATACATAAG ACCGCTGTACAAAAACGGAAAGATTATGAAAGGCTAGTAAGTGAGCACAAAATGGAACCGCAACAATTACGAGATCTATCACATCGAACAGACGTGATAGCACGTGCTCTTCTTGCTGAAGAAACACATTTTCAAACGGAACAAGAGATCCATTTAACTCAAGCTATGAAAACGCATCTTACAGAGCAAATTACATTTTATCAAAAAATTGTAGATAAATTACGAGAAGCACTGAACGCGTACGAAGgctaa
- the Eif3h gene encoding eukaryotic translation initiation factor 3 subunit h, producing the protein MNSRTQTRRIPEVEPRIDYVQCDGLVVMKMVKHCHEESMSNMDVAQGALLGLVVQNRLEITNCFPFPKNDEIMDEEEYQLAMMRRLRWVNVDHFHVGWYQSADVGNFLNVSLLESQYHYQTSIEESVVLIYDTAKSARGFLTLKAYRLTPQAIQMYKEGEFTPEALRTLKIGYENLFIEIPVVIKNSNLTNIMMSELEEMVPEEEATKYLDLGTATVLENQLRCLMDRVDELNQEAMKFNRYQQLVVRQQQEKSRLLAKRAQENQARAAKDEPPLPDDDINKLIRPLPVPPRLNPMIVAGQINTYSEHISQFCAQSLAKLYITQSLQNAKESKSSR; encoded by the exons atgaatTCGAGAACGCAAACTAGAAGAATTCCCGAAGTGGAACCTAGAATAGACTACGTGCAATGTGATGGATTAGTGGTCATGAAAATGGTTAAGCATTGTCATGAAGAATCGATGAGCAACATGGATGTTGCACAAGGTGCTCTTCTTGGTTTGGTTGTTCAAAATCGCCTTGAAATTACTAACTGTTTCCCTTTTCCAAAAAATGACGAAATCATGGATGAAGAAGAATATCAGCTTGCCATGATGCGTCGTCTACGATG GGTAAACGTTGATCATTTTCATGTTGGATGGTACCAAAGTGCAGATGTTggcaatttcttaaatgtatctCTGTTAGAGTCGCAGTATCATTATCAAACTTCCATAGAAGAGTCAGTGGTGCTCATATACGACACGGCTAAATCAGCCAGAGGTTTCTTGACTTTGAAAGCATATAGACTTACCCCTCAAGCTATACAGATGTACAAAGAAGGTGAATTCACACCAGAAGCACTACGCACTTTAAAAATTGGTTACGAAAATTTGTTCATTGAGATTCCAGTTGTAATAAAGAACAGTAATTTGACCAATATAATGATGTCCGAATTGGAAGAAATGGTTCCAGAGGAGGAAGCCACTAAGTATCTTGATCTTGGAACAGCTACGGTATTAGAGAATCAATTGCGTTGTTTAATGGATCGTGTGGATGAGTTGAACCAGGAGGCCATGAAGTTCAATAGGTATCAACAATTAGTTGTTCGTCAACAACAAGAGAAGAGTAGACTTTTAGCTAAGAGAGCTCAAGAAAATCAAGCTAGAGCTGCGAAGGACGAGCCGCCTTTGCCAGACGACGATATCAATAAACTGATTAGACCACTGCCTGTTCCACCTAGACTTAATCCAATGATTGTAGCTGGACAAATTAACACGTACAGCGAACATATTTCGCAGTTCTGTGCTCAAAGTTTAGCAAAACTGTACATTACTCAAAGTCTTCAAAATGCTAAGGAGTCAAAGTCTTCACGTTAA
- the Nse1 gene encoding SMC5-SMC6 complex component Non-SMC element 1 isoform X1 produces MNSYNNQHKMLLQAIMHEGILKEDKVQELIVRLFNHDNLQTIINQINEQLQPLSMLIKKAQCEITGQIYWILVSTTLDEVTRFNTEFSKDQLTFLRMIFSEIIVDDDGCFPSTLCLNLCLTPYVNLSTAEANKFLDDVVNRKWLTYKDGHYYMGARTIAELIPYFRTTYEHDLRTCYLCKQVIFYGKKCETCQVRLHLYCLKRFIAVYNPPKCPNCNTVIIDIDLSDVHDDSTLPEVNMTNVQLSNVRQSGGKKQDKSK; encoded by the exons ATGAATAGCTATAACAATCAGCAcaaaatgcttcttcaagcaaTTATGCACGAAGGAATTTTAAAGGAAGACAAAGTGCAAGAATTAATAGTTAGATTGTTTA ATCATGATAATTTGCAAACAATAATAAATCAAATAAATGAGCAATTACAACCATTAAGCATGTTAATAAAAAAAGCACAGTGTGAAATTACAGGTCAAATATATTGGATCTTAGTAAGTACCACACTTGATGAAGTAACAAG GTTTAATACAGAATTCTCAAAAGATCAATTAACATTCCTGAGAATGATATTTTCTGAAATTATAGTAGATGATGACGGATGCTTTCCGAGTACACTCTGTTTAAATTTATGCCTTACACCATATGTAAATTTATCAACAGCAGAAGCTAACAAATTTCTTGATGATGTGGTTAATAGAAAATGGTTAACTTACAAG GATGGCCATTACTATATGGGTGCGAGAACTATAGCAGAATTAATACCATACTTTAGAACCACTTATGAACACGATTTAAGAACTTGTTACCTTTGCAAGCAAGTCATTTTTTAT GGGAAGAAGTGTGAAACCTGTCAAGTACGCCttcatttatattgtttaaagAGATTCATTGCAGTTTACAATCCTCCAAAGTGTCCTAATTGCAATACAGTTATTATAGATATTGATCTATCTG ATGTGCACGATGACTCTACACTACCAGAAGTAAATATGACAAATGTACAATTATCTAATGTAAGACAATCAGGAGGTAAAAAGCAAGACAAATCcaaataa
- the Camki gene encoding calcium/calmodulin-dependent protein kinase I isoform X2 translates to MFAVKIIDKKALKGKEDSLENEIRVLRRLQHPNIVQLLETFEDKHKVYLVMELVTGGELFDRIVEKGSYTEKDASGLIRQVLEAVDYMHDQGVVHRDLKPENLLYYSSDEDSKIMISDFGLSKTEDSGIMATACGTPGYVAPEVLAQTPYGKAVDVWSIGVISYILLCGYPPFYDENDANLFAQILKGEFEFDSPYWDDISESAKDFIHKLMCVNVEERYTCKQALAHPWISGNAASNINIHGTVSEQLRMNFAKSRWKQAFNAAAVIRQMQRLALNSGQQQQGLGTTGPSSGNPMPYPDQSQSNPNSHQPNRPAEPPTNLN, encoded by the exons ATGTTTGCTGTGAAAATTATTGATAAAAAAGCACTGAAAGGGAAGGAAGACTCTTTAGAAAATGAAATCAGAGTGTTGAGAAG GTTACAACACCCAAACATTGTTCAGTTACTGGAAACATTTGAGGATAAACATAAGGTTTACTTAGTTATGGAATT GGTTACTGGAGGAGAATTATTTGATAGAATTGTAGAAAAAGGTTCCTATACAGAAAAAGATGCATCAGGTTTAATAAGACAAGTTTTAGAAGCTGTGGACTATATGCATGATCAAGGTGTTGTACACAGAGACCTTAAACCTGAAAACCTTTTATATTATAGTTCAGATGAAGATAGTAAGATCATGATTAGTGACTTTGGCCTATCAAAAACAGAAGATTCTGGTATCATGGCAACTGCTTGCGGTACTCCAGGATATGTTG CTCCAGAGGTCTTAGCACAAACACCATATGGGAAAGCTGTGGATGTGTGGAGTATAGGAGTTATTtcttacatcttattatgcggCTATCCGCCATTTTACGATGAGAACGACGCGAACCTGTTTGCACAGATCTTAAAAG GTGAATTTGAATTTGATTCGCCGTACTGGGACGATATCAGTGAATCTGCGAAGGATTTCATTCACAAGCTGATGTGTGTCAATGTCGAAGAACGCTATACGTGCAAGCAGGCCCTTGCACATCCTTG GATATCCGGCAACGCAGCTAGCAATATAAATATCCATGGTACTGTATCGGAACAACTTAGAATGAATTTCGCCAAATCAAGGTGGAAG CAAGCCTTCAACGCAGCTGCGGTTATACGTCAAATGCAGCGGCTGGCTCTCAACAGCGGCCAGCAACAACAGGGACTAGGAACAACAGGCCCCTCCAGCGGCAACCCCATGCCATACCCCGATCAATCGCAATCCAACCCCAACAGTCATCAACCCAACAGACCAGCGGAGCCTCCGACCAACCTCAATTGA